The Poecilia reticulata strain Guanapo linkage group LG13, Guppy_female_1.0+MT, whole genome shotgun sequence genome has a segment encoding these proteins:
- the LOC103474157 gene encoding multidrug and toxin extrusion protein 1-like isoform X1, which produces MEASSDRLFCCSWLRRRVPLPHREELYHILRMTGPLLLSRILSYLLPFVVTMFCGRLGNNVMAGYGLASATINVTTAATGYGLGLACDTLISQTFGGRNLLQVGVILQRSVIILLLFCLPCWGLLINAQPVLLCVGQDPEVARIAQLYITAFLPAVPAMFLHNLQVSYLQNQGIILPQLYTAAVANVANVATNYLLLYWLNLGVSGSAAANTLSQIYICSFLFAYIRWKRLHVKTWEGWSVESLQEWGSYMKLALPSTLMKCFEWWVYELGGFFAGMLSEDELAAQHAVIMIAFITYMFPLGLQAATCARVGNALGAGDRARALLTSKVSLCLAATFAVVEGVVLGCSKTVIGFIFTSDEKIIGLVSHLMNAYCFLQFFDGLVGVCTGIFLGTGKQKIPAVANFVGYYCIGLTLSVTFMFVAKLRVLGFWLGLLVCVILQSTFYIIVIFRLNWEKVTEEAVKRAQKTTNMTLLSTAGLADAEGTAAGQTACNGKSADGYICVGTEDQDGHAERPGGREVSRTDGHLSTTQLIVRRGLAVLAAVALLAVGAVVHFLVPLPEFWSAEGNRTAAGRINATHXPDPIFSTVLVPNGQSK; this is translated from the exons ATGGAAGCGTCCAGCGACAGGCTTTTCTGCTGTAGCTGGCTGCGCCGCAGGGTTCCCTTGCCCCACAGGGAGGAACTGTACCACATCCTGAGGATGACGGGACCTCTG ctgCTGTCTCGAATCCTAAGTTACCTCCTGCCTTTTGTGGTCACAATGTTCTGTGGGCGTCTAGGGAACAACGTGATGGCCGGCTACGGGTTGGCTTCTGCT ACCATCAATGTTACCACTGCAGCCACAGGGTATGGTCTGGGCCTGGCGTGTGATACTCTCATATCTCAG ACGTTTGGGGGCAGGAACCTGCTGCAGGTGGGCGTGATCCTTCAGAGGAGCGTCATCatcctgctgctgttctgcCTGCCCTGCTGGGGGCTGCTCATCAACGCACAGCCCGTCCTGCTGTGTGTGGGGCAGGACCCTGAGGTGGCCAG AATTGCTCAGCTGTATATAACAGCCTTCCTCCCCGCTGTGCCA GCAATGTTTCTACACAACCTTCAAGTGTCTTACCTGCAGAACCAG GGTATAATCCTGCCACAGCTCTACACAGCCGCCGTGGCAAACGTAGCAAATGTCGCCACAAACTACCTCTTGCTTTACTGGCTGAACCTGGGAGTCAG TGGCTCTGCTGCGGCAAACACTCTGTCTCAGATATACATCTGTTCTTTTCTGTTCGCTTATATCCGGTGGAAGAGGCTGCATGTAAAAACATGGGAAG GCTGGTCTGTGGAATCACTACAGGAGTGGGGCTCCTACATGAAACTGGCCCTCCCCAGTACCTTAATGAAGTGTTTTGAGTGGTGGGTTTATGAACTTGGTGGCTTCTTTGCAG GAATGTTGAGTGAGGACGAGCTGGCAGCCCAGCATGCTGTGATAATGATCGCTTTCATCACCTACATG TTTCCACTCGGCCTTCAAGCAGCGACATGCGCTAGAGTGGGGAATGCTCTGGGCGCAGGAGACCGCGCCAGGGCCCTTCTGACCAGCAAGGTGTCCCTCTGTCTCGCAG CTACCTTTGCGGTTGTGGAAGGAGTTGTGCTTGGGTGCTCCAAAACGGTGATCGGCTTCATCTTCACGTCTGACGA GAAGATCATAGGTTTGGTCTCTCATTTGATGAATGCCTACTGTTTCCTTCAGTTCTTTGATGGTCTTGTG GGGGTTTGCACTGGCATCTTCTTGGGCACAGGCAAGCAGAAGATACCTGCTGTGGCTAACTTCGTGGGATACTACTGCATAGGCCTTACACTGAGTGTCACTTTCATGTTTGTCGCAAAACTGAGAGTTTTAG GTTTTTGGCTGGGACTGctggtttgtgtcattttgCAATCAACTTTCTACATTATTGTCATCTTCAGACTGAACTGGGAGAAAGTGACAGAGGAG GCTGTGAAACGAGCTCAGAAAACCACCAACATGACATTACTAAGCACCGCTGGCCTCGCAGACGCYGAGGGAACTGCTGCAGGTCAGACGGCCTGCAATGGAAAA TCAGCAGATGGATACATATGTGTTGGTACAGAGGATCAGGACGGACATGCTGAAAGGCCAGGTGGCCGTGAGGTCAGCCGAACAGACGGCCACCTCTCCACCACCCAGCTGATCGTCCGCAGAGGCCTCGCCGTGTTAGCCGCGGTGGCTCTACTAGCTGTCGGAGCAGTCGTGCACTTCCTTGTTCCTTTGCCAGAGTTCTGGTCTGCAGAGGGCAACCGCACCGCAGCAGGTCGGATCAATGCGACGCATCMGCCTGATCCAATTTTCTCCACTGTGCTGGTCCCTAATGGACAGTCAAAGTGA
- the LOC103474157 gene encoding multidrug and toxin extrusion protein 1-like isoform X2, giving the protein MDASSDRLFCCRWVRNKVPTACRDELYHILRMTGPLLLSRILSYLLPFVVTMFCGRLGNNVMAGYGLASATINVTTAATGYGLGLACDTLISQTFGGRNLLQVGVILQRSVIILLLFCLPCWGLLINAQPVLLCVGQDPEVARIAQLYITAFLPAVPAMFLHNLQVSYLQNQGIILPQLYTAAVANVANVATNYLLLYWLNLGVSGSAAANTLSQIYICSFLFAYIRWKRLHVKTWEGWSVESLQEWGSYMKLALPSTLMKCFEWWVYELGGFFAGMLSEDELAAQHAVIMIAFITYMFPLGLQAATCARVGNALGAGDRARALLTSKVSLCLAATFAVVEGVVLGCSKTVIGFIFTSDEKIIGLVSHLMNAYCFLQFFDGLVGVCTGIFLGTGKQKIPAVANFVGYYCIGLTLSVTFMFVAKLRVLGFWLGLLVCVILQSTFYIIVIFRLNWEKVTEEAVKRAQKTTNMTLLSTAGLADAEGTAAGQTACNGKSADGYICVGTEDQDGHAERPGGREVSRTDGHLSTTQLIVRRGLAVLAAVALLAVGAVVHFLVPLPEFWSAEGNRTAAGRINATHXPDPIFSTVLVPNGQSK; this is encoded by the exons ctgCTGTCTCGAATCCTAAGTTACCTCCTGCCTTTTGTGGTCACAATGTTCTGTGGGCGTCTAGGGAACAACGTGATGGCCGGCTACGGGTTGGCTTCTGCT ACCATCAATGTTACCACTGCAGCCACAGGGTATGGTCTGGGCCTGGCGTGTGATACTCTCATATCTCAG ACGTTTGGGGGCAGGAACCTGCTGCAGGTGGGCGTGATCCTTCAGAGGAGCGTCATCatcctgctgctgttctgcCTGCCCTGCTGGGGGCTGCTCATCAACGCACAGCCCGTCCTGCTGTGTGTGGGGCAGGACCCTGAGGTGGCCAG AATTGCTCAGCTGTATATAACAGCCTTCCTCCCCGCTGTGCCA GCAATGTTTCTACACAACCTTCAAGTGTCTTACCTGCAGAACCAG GGTATAATCCTGCCACAGCTCTACACAGCCGCCGTGGCAAACGTAGCAAATGTCGCCACAAACTACCTCTTGCTTTACTGGCTGAACCTGGGAGTCAG TGGCTCTGCTGCGGCAAACACTCTGTCTCAGATATACATCTGTTCTTTTCTGTTCGCTTATATCCGGTGGAAGAGGCTGCATGTAAAAACATGGGAAG GCTGGTCTGTGGAATCACTACAGGAGTGGGGCTCCTACATGAAACTGGCCCTCCCCAGTACCTTAATGAAGTGTTTTGAGTGGTGGGTTTATGAACTTGGTGGCTTCTTTGCAG GAATGTTGAGTGAGGACGAGCTGGCAGCCCAGCATGCTGTGATAATGATCGCTTTCATCACCTACATG TTTCCACTCGGCCTTCAAGCAGCGACATGCGCTAGAGTGGGGAATGCTCTGGGCGCAGGAGACCGCGCCAGGGCCCTTCTGACCAGCAAGGTGTCCCTCTGTCTCGCAG CTACCTTTGCGGTTGTGGAAGGAGTTGTGCTTGGGTGCTCCAAAACGGTGATCGGCTTCATCTTCACGTCTGACGA GAAGATCATAGGTTTGGTCTCTCATTTGATGAATGCCTACTGTTTCCTTCAGTTCTTTGATGGTCTTGTG GGGGTTTGCACTGGCATCTTCTTGGGCACAGGCAAGCAGAAGATACCTGCTGTGGCTAACTTCGTGGGATACTACTGCATAGGCCTTACACTGAGTGTCACTTTCATGTTTGTCGCAAAACTGAGAGTTTTAG GTTTTTGGCTGGGACTGctggtttgtgtcattttgCAATCAACTTTCTACATTATTGTCATCTTCAGACTGAACTGGGAGAAAGTGACAGAGGAG GCTGTGAAACGAGCTCAGAAAACCACCAACATGACATTACTAAGCACCGCTGGCCTCGCAGACGCYGAGGGAACTGCTGCAGGTCAGACGGCCTGCAATGGAAAA TCAGCAGATGGATACATATGTGTTGGTACAGAGGATCAGGACGGACATGCTGAAAGGCCAGGTGGCCGTGAGGTCAGCCGAACAGACGGCCACCTCTCCACCACCCAGCTGATCGTCCGCAGAGGCCTCGCCGTGTTAGCCGCGGTGGCTCTACTAGCTGTCGGAGCAGTCGTGCACTTCCTTGTTCCTTTGCCAGAGTTCTGGTCTGCAGAGGGCAACCGCACCGCAGCAGGTCGGATCAATGCGACGCATCMGCCTGATCCAATTTTCTCCACTGTGCTGGTCCCTAATGGACAGTCAAAGTGA
- the slc47a3 gene encoding multidrug and toxin extrusion protein 1 has product MDGSAQRTPFPAWTECWAVRRIRTLVPLGFKGEIKELSKLAAPVMLAQFMGYAVSFVSTVFCGHLGKTELAGVSLAIATYGSGNHLRVGVILQRSILILLLACFPCWAILINTEPILLAVRQZPEVASLAQMYVKIFMPALPASFMFSLEXRYLQNQGIIWPQVITGLIVNLLNALINYIVLFVLKMGVAGSAVANTLSEFALAGFLYAYIMWKGLHKTTWAGWSKECLADWKSYIQLAVPGMVMMCVEWWTYEIGGFLAGLISEVELGTQSVVYQLANIAYMFPLGFSIAGNVRVGNALGAGETKQAKLSAKATMFCGGSVSVCLAVLIGCLKNHISYIFTYDEQIRERVAEIISFYAPFIILDAMSAASGGIIRGAGKQRVGAICYFLGFYGIGFPIGIPLMFAAKQGIKGLWTGPQSEDADHSLSVTDTMDLVDTEEVSLEVQPSFRSLVLRRGLALAGMLLILAAGIIINLLVTNLVT; this is encoded by the exons ATGGACGGAAGCGCTCAGAGGACACCTTTTCCTGCGTGGACCGAGTGTTGGGCAGTAAGACGGATCCGCACGCTGGTTCCGTTGGGTTTTAAAGGTGAAATTAAAGAGCTGTCCAAGCTGGCCGCACCAGTG ATGTTGGCCCAGTTCATGGGGTATGCTGTGAGTTTTGTCAGTACTGTTTTTTGCGGCCATCTTGGGAAGACAGAGTTGGCGGGAGTGTCTTTGGCCATAGCt ACCTATGGGAGCGGTAACCACCTGAGAGTCGGAGTCATTCTGCAGCGGTCCATCCTCATTCTGTTGCTGGCCTGTTTTCCCTGCTGGGCCATTCTCATCAACACTGAGCCCATTCTCTTGGCGGTCAGACAGSAGCCAGAAGTCGCCAG TTTGGCTCAGATGTATGTAAAGATCTTCATGCCAGCACTTCCA gctagtttcatgttttccttgGAATYACGATATCTCCAGAACCAG GGCATCATCTGGCCGCAGGTCATTACAGGGCTAATTGTCAATCTGCTCAACGCCCTCATTAACTACATTGTGCTCTTCGTATTGAAAATGGGAGTAGC GGGCTCCGCTGTTGCCAACACTTTGTCTGAGTTTGCCTTGGCTGGATTCCTTTATGCTTACATCATGTGGAAAGGTCTTCACAARACAACTTGGGCAG GCTGGTCCAAAGAATGCCTCGCCGACTGGAAATCTTATATCCAATTAGCTGTTCCTGGAATGGTCATGATGTGTGTGGAGTGGTGGACATATGAGATTGGAGGTTTTCTGGCAG GTCTGATAAGTGAGGTTGAGCTTGGAACGCAGTCGGTCGTATACCAACTGGCAAATATTGCCTACATG TTCCCGTTGGGTTTCAGCATTGCAGGCAACGTGAGAGTCGGAAACGCTTTGGGAGCCGGAGAAACGAAGCAGGCAAAGCTGTCTGCGAAAGCTACAATGTTCTGTGGAG GATCTGTGTCCGTTTGCTTGGCAGTCCTCATCGGGTGTCTGAAGAATCATATCTCTTACATCTTCACATATGATGA gcaGATTAGGGAAAGGGTTGCAGAAATTATATCTTTTTATGCTCCATTCATCATCCTGGATGCCATGTCT GCTGCCTCTGGTGGGATCATCAGAGGGGCGGGTAAACAGAGAGTTGGGGCTATTTGCTACTTCTTGGGATTTTATGGCATTGGATTTCCTATTGGAATCCCCYTGATGTTTGCTGCCAAACAAGGAATAAAGG GTCTATGGACTG GTCCCCAATCAGAAGACGCAGATCATTCGCTAAGCGTGACGGACACCATGGATCTGGTTGACACAGAAGAGGTTTCGCTGGAAGTCCAGCCCTCCTTCAGGAGCCTGGTTCTGCGAAGAGGTTTAGCTCTGGCTGGGATGCTATTGATCCTGGCTGCTGGGATCATCATAAACCTGCTGGTCACGAACTTGGTTACTTGA
- the slc13a5b gene encoding solute carrier family 13 member 5: MVLRLPVSQFSSRMGFFRFLRSVKNDCILFLTPCALLPLPLVIGTSEAECAYVIILMAVYWCTEVLPLAVTSLLPAVLFPLFGIMQSKDVGMQYLKDTNLLFVGGLLVAVAVEHWNLHKRIALRVLLLVGVRPALLMLGFMGVTAFLSMWISNTATTAMMVPIVQAVLDQLNNSDREVPQILSSDEHVQTSDTDCKPPAQTEKEAEGNGPVVVTFLDASVEVARHKEAMERRRMGKGMTLCVCYAASIGGTATLTGTGPNLVLKGQMNQLFPENEDVINFASWFGFAFPNMILMLTLAWLWLQFVFMGFNFRKTWGCGATKTEKDIAAYNVIREQHRQLGTMSFGEISVLSLFVLLVVLWFSRDPGFVHGWATELNSTAEYVTDATVAIFVAILLFVLPSEPPRFCSRRTRSFDTTTQQSSTSTPRLLTWKVAQKKVPWGIVLLLGGGFALAKGSEVSGLSKWMGDQMAPLQNIPPWGIAIILCLLIATFTECTSNVATATLFLPVLASMSQSIGINPLYVMVPCTLSASFAFMLPVATPPNAIVFSYGHLKVADMAKTGIVMNIIGIICITLAINTWGKAMFHLDTFPTWANVTGV, from the exons ATGGTGCTCAGGCTCCCTGTTTCtcagttttcctccaggatGGGTTTCTTCAGGTTCCTCAGGTCTGTTAAGAACGACTGTATCCTCTTTTTAACTCCGTGCGCTCTCCTTCCTCTGCCTTTGGTGATCGGGACATCG GAGGCAGAATGTGCATATGTGATCATCTTGATGGCAGTGTATTGGTGCACTGAGGTACTTCCACTGGCTGTGACATCACTTCTCCCAGCTGTCCTTTTCCCTTTGTTTGGCATAATGCAGTCTAAAGAC GTGGGCATGCAGTACTTGAAGGACACCAACTTGCTGTTTGTGGGAGGCCTGCTGGTCGCCGTGGCGGTGGAGCACTGGAATTTGCATAAACGCATCGCTTTAAGGGTGCTGCTTCTCGTTGGTGTGCGTCCAGCGCT GTTGATGCTGGGTTTTATGGGTGTCACTGCGTTCTTGTCGATGTGGATCAGCAACACGGCTACCACGGCTATGATGGTGCCAATTGTCCAAGCGGTCCTGGATCAGCTTAACAACAGCGACAGAGAAGTGCCACAGATCCTCAGTTCAGACGAGCATGTCCAGACATCAGACACTGACTGCAAGCCACCTGCGCAGACAGAAAAAGAGGCTGAGGGAAACG GCCCAGTGGTTGTGACTTTCTTAGATGCCTCAGTCGAGGTTGCCAGGCACAAGGAGGCAATGGAGAGGCGAAGAATGGGTAAAGGGATGACCTTGTGTGTTTGTTACGCTGCCAGCATCGGAGGCACCGCCACGCTGACAGGAACTGGTCCCAATCTGGTGCTTAAGGGACAAATGAACCA GTTGTTTCCTGAAAATGAAGATGTGATTAACTTTGCCTCCTGGTTCGGATTTGCGTTCCCAAACATGATCCTCATGCTGACACTAGCCTGGCTCTGGCTGCAGTTTGTCTTCATGGGGTTCAA TTTCAGGAAAACATGGGGCTGTGGGGCAACCAAGACAGAAAAGGACATTGCTGCGTATAATGTGATCCGTGAGCAACACCGTCAGCTAGGAACTATGAGTTTTGGAGAGATAAGTGTGTTGAGTCTCTTCGTTTTGCTGGTAGTCCTTTGGTTCTCCAGAGATCCCGGTTTTGTTCATGGCTGGGCTACAGAGCTAAACTCCACAGCAGA ATATGTGACAGATGCCACAGTAGCGATCTTTGTGGCCATCCTGCTCTTTGTCCTACCCTCTGAACCACCGCGATTCTGTTCACGCAGGACCCGAAGTTTTGATACAA CTACGCAACAGTCCTCTACCTCAACACCCCGACTTCTCACTTGGAAAGTTGCCCAAAAGAAGGTGCCATGGGGTATTGTACTTCTCCTTGGGGGCGGGTTTGCCCTCGCCAAGGGGAGTGAA gtATCAGGGCTCTCAAAGTGGATGGGGGACCAAATGGCTCCTCTGCAGAACATCCCTCCCTGGGGAATAGCTATCATTTTATGCCTATTGATTGCTACTTTCACAGAGTGCACCAGCAATGTGGCGACTGCGACGCTGTTCCTACCTGTCTTAGCCTCAATG TCTCAGTCTATTGGAATCAATCCGCTGTACGTCATGGTGCCCTGTACTCTGAGCGCCTCGTTCGCCTTCATGCTGCCCGTCGCCACCCCTCCCAACGCCATAGTCTTCTCTTATGGACACCTCAAGGTTGCTGACATG GCTAAGACTGGGATAGTTATGAACATTATCGGCATCATTTGCATTACACTGGCCATCAACACCTGGGGCAAGGCGATGTTTCACCTGGACACTTTCCCCACCTGGGCCAACGTCACAGGCGTCTGA